The proteins below come from a single Magallana gigas chromosome 10, xbMagGiga1.1, whole genome shotgun sequence genomic window:
- the LOC136272007 gene encoding uncharacterized protein, with amino-acid sequence MTEGLEQATNIVAGTIQQGFTELNTTVNEKLKQIKIAIKKQEIIIDTPPFSGKPSEFRAWINAINKALVLNPHLTDDEKVRLALRHSRGDVSDYIGLYIEQRVHDQNVERGWGHVKNQLILRFGECSDKHHAYASLFKIKQKPDENVQVYSTRLSRLALDAFDSLDPPEVQRQLVQLFIDGMSDDHMKIKIMHQKPTTLTAAADSALSIQNFHTEVKMRLGKEFVPTRDPKEVVFPRLRPVAPDPPYPTPTLNPQNPLPAPRTILPMEIGHMRYRRRPRTEQFENACFNCKREGHIARNCPERTRQPEARKRPTPKNRLS; translated from the coding sequence ATGACTGAAGGGTTAGAACAAGCCACAAATATTGTTGCTGGTACGATACAGCAAGGGTTTACGGAACTTAATACGACAGTGAATGAGAAactcaaacaaattaaaattgccATTAAAAAGCAAGAAATCATAATTGATACACCTCCTTTTTCGGGGAAGCCGTCGGAATTCCGGGCTTGGATAAATGCAATAAACAAAGCTTTGGTCTTAAATCCCCATTTGACAGATGATGAAAAAGTCCGTCTTGCTCTAAGACATAGCAGGGGGGATGTAAGTGACTATATCGGCCTGTACATTGAACAGCGCGTGCATGACCAAAATGTAGAAAGGGGATGGGGACACGTGAAAAACCAACTAATATTAAGATTTGGGGAATGTAGTGACAAACATCATGCATATGCATCCctgttcaaaattaaacaaaaacctGACGAAAATGTCCAGGTGTACAGCACTCGACTCTCTCGACTGGCCCTCGATGCATTTGACAGCCTTGACCCTCCTGAGGTACAGCGCCAGTTGGTACAATTATTCATTGACGGTATGTCCGACGAtcacatgaaaatcaaaatcatgcaTCAGAAGCCGACTACGCTGACGGCTGCCGCGGATAGCGCGCTTTCGATACAGAACTTTCATACCGAGGTTAAAATGAGGTTAGGGAAAGAGTTTGTCCCGACGCGAGATCCGAAAGAGGTGGTATTTCCCAGGCTCAGACCTGTCGCGCCTGATCCGCCTTACCCTACCCCTACTTTAAATCCTCAAAACCCCCTCCCTGCCCCTCGCACTATTTTGCCTATGGAAATAGGTCACATGCGGTATAGAAGAAGGCCCAGAACTGAACAATTTGAGAATGCATGCTTTAATTGTAAAAGAGAAGGTCACATAGCTCGGAATTGCCCCGAAAGAACAAGACAGCCCGAAGCTCGAAAACGTCCCACCCCGAAAAACCGTTTAAGCTAA